Proteins encoded in a region of the Orcinus orca chromosome X, mOrcOrc1.1, whole genome shotgun sequence genome:
- the LOC101288025 gene encoding protein ARMCX6-like yields MDIENFSCVLGLSKCPFIQGKVLLAQPRDTGFSFSHDINSHLASLSIAGNTIPIPDPAVEAFCALDNLKASVENQGQIKMYINEVCRETVSLCCNSFLQQAGLNLLIIMTVINNMLAKSVSDLKFPLIPEGSECAEGHVVKPLMGLSEKPVLAEELLGAQMLLSFLSLFIRNANRQLLPEIPAS; encoded by the exons ATGG ATATTGAAAATTTCAGTTGTGTTCTTGGCCTCTCCAAGTGCCCTTTCATTCAGGGAAAAGTGTTGTTAGCTCAGCCCAGGGACACTGGTTTTTCATTTAGCCACGATATCAATAGTCATTTGGCCAGCCTCTCCATTGCTGGAAACACGATCCCTATTCCCGACCCTGCTGTTGAGGCTTTCTGTGCCCTGGATAACTTGAAAGCCAGTGTTGAAAATCAGGGCCAGATTAAGATGTACATCAACGAAGTGTGTCGGGAGACTGTGTCACTTTGCTGCAACTCATTTCTGCAGCAGGCCGGATTAAATTTGTTAATAATCATGACAGTTATTAATAACATGCTTGCCAAGTCCGTTTCAGACTTGAAGTTTCCTTTGATACCAGAGGGAAGTGAATGTGCTGAGGGGCACGTTGTGAAACCCTTGATGGGTTTGTCTGAAAAGCCAGTCTTGGCGGAGGAGTTGCTGGGAGCCCAGATGTTGCTCTCCTTCTTGTCCCTCTTTATCAGGAACGCAAACAGACAGCTTCTCCCAGAAATCCCGGCCTCTTAA